A window from Roseburia sp. 499 encodes these proteins:
- a CDS encoding nuclear transport factor 2 family protein: MEKSKKIFVDFLDQYNECFYNKDIVGLKEFYDTQSNVLIYFDNHKGNDTYTLEEHLQLISDFFVKGKQTESGGVEPLIIENLNVFHKENAACLCFISKYKSFPVPVVRSTMYLERIEDKWKIMHAHFSFEPEKNLKNRIDIVGGM; encoded by the coding sequence ATGGAAAAGAGTAAAAAAATTTTCGTTGATTTTTTAGATCAATATAATGAATGTTTTTATAACAAAGATATAGTAGGTTTAAAAGAATTTTATGATACGCAAAGCAATGTGTTGATATATTTTGATAATCATAAAGGCAATGATACATATACTTTAGAGGAGCATTTGCAACTGATTTCAGACTTTTTTGTGAAGGGAAAGCAAACAGAGTCAGGGGGCGTAGAGCCGCTTATCATAGAAAATTTAAATGTTTTCCATAAAGAAAATGCAGCGTGTTTATGTTTTATTTCTAAGTATAAAAGTTTTCCTGTTCCGGTAGTACGAAGTACCATGTATTTGGAGCGTATCGAGGATAAGTGGAAAATTATGCATGCGCACTTTTCTTTTGAACCTGAAAAGAACCTGAAAAATAGAATAGATATTGTAGGAGGCATGTAA
- a CDS encoding cupin domain-containing protein yields the protein MKDFPDFMKSKYNHIDSSQQNTKDIDGYYFEGKDGSQMAFWTYYSDRESKEQIHEFDEYTLCVAGEYVEIFNNEEHILRPGDEIIVPKGTPHHGRVKAGTRTIHCFGGKRIRQ from the coding sequence ATGAAAGATTTTCCAGATTTTATGAAGAGCAAATATAACCACATAGATAGTAGTCAACAAAATACAAAAGACATTGATGGATACTATTTTGAAGGAAAAGATGGTAGCCAGATGGCTTTTTGGACGTATTATTCAGATCGAGAATCAAAAGAGCAGATACATGAATTTGATGAATATACGTTATGTGTGGCAGGTGAGTATGTTGAAATATTTAATAATGAAGAACACATTTTAAGACCGGGAGATGAAATTATTGTTCCGAAGGGAACACCACATCATGGAAGAGTGAAAGCAGGAACAAGAACAATACATTGTTTTGGTGGAAAAAGAATTAGGCAGTAA
- the ruvB gene encoding Holliday junction branch migration DNA helicase RuvB → MEKRVISTQAQEEDIKIETSLRPQTLNEYIGQEKAKGTLKVYIEAAKQRKESLDHVLFYGPPGLGKTTLAGIIANEMGVHMKITSGPAIGKPGEMAAILSGLQEGDILFVDEIHRLNRQVEEVLYPAMEDYVIDIMIGKGATARSIRLDLPHFTLVGATTRAGLLSAPLRDRFGVVNHMEFYTPEELKTIVLHSAKKLDVEIDEEGAFELARRSRGTPRLANRLLKRVRDFAQVKYDGKINKEVASFALDLLEVDKFGLDQNDRNILLTIIEKFQGGPVGLDTLAASLGEDAGTIEDVYEPYLVKNGFINRTPKGRVATDFAYGHFGITK, encoded by the coding sequence ATGGAAAAAAGAGTGATTTCCACACAGGCACAGGAAGAAGATATTAAAATAGAGACAAGCCTGCGTCCTCAAACTTTAAATGAATATATTGGACAGGAAAAGGCAAAGGGAACATTAAAGGTCTATATTGAAGCAGCAAAACAGCGTAAGGAATCTTTAGACCATGTATTGTTTTATGGACCACCGGGACTTGGTAAAACTACTCTTGCGGGTATTATCGCTAACGAAATGGGTGTACATATGAAGATTACTTCTGGTCCGGCAATCGGAAAACCAGGAGAAATGGCAGCTATTTTAAGTGGACTTCAAGAAGGCGACATCTTATTTGTAGATGAAATTCATCGCCTAAACCGTCAGGTAGAGGAAGTTCTTTACCCTGCCATGGAAGATTATGTCATTGATATTATGATTGGAAAGGGAGCAACTGCCCGTTCCATTCGTCTTGACTTACCACACTTTACACTGGTGGGGGCAACAACAAGAGCTGGTTTGTTATCAGCACCATTGCGTGACCGCTTCGGCGTAGTAAATCATATGGAGTTCTATACACCGGAGGAATTAAAGACGATTGTTCTTCATTCAGCAAAAAAACTAGATGTTGAGATAGATGAAGAGGGGGCCTTTGAGCTTGCAAGACGTTCCAGAGGTACTCCAAGACTTGCAAATCGTCTTTTGAAGCGTGTCCGTGATTTCGCCCAGGTAAAATATGATGGAAAAATCAATAAGGAAGTAGCTTCCTTTGCATTAGATTTATTGGAAGTAGACAAATTTGGATTAGATCAGAATGACAGGAATATTTTATTGACGATTATCGAAAAATTCCAAGGCGGACCGGTAGGTCTTGATACCCTTGCTGCATCTTTAGGCGAGGATGCAGGGACCATTGAAGATGTGTACGAGCCATATTTGGTGAAGAATGGCTTTATTAACCGTACTCCCAAGGGAAGAGTGGCTACAGATTTTGCTTATGGACATTTTGGAATTACAAAATAA